From a single Pseudorasbora parva isolate DD20220531a chromosome 15, ASM2467924v1, whole genome shotgun sequence genomic region:
- the faua gene encoding FAU ubiquitin like and ribosomal protein S30 fusion a, translated as MRTFLFSSGCGTTSIIKSLIMQLFLRAQSLHTLQVSGHETVHDIKAHVQALEGVCVEEQVLLLAGVPLEDEHSLLTCGVTELCTLELTARLLGGKVHGSLARAGKVRGQTPKVDKQEKKKKKTGRAKRRIQYNRRFVNVVPTFGKKKGPNANS; from the exons ATGCGCACTTTCCTTTTCTCGTCCGGTTGTGGAACGACTAGCATCATCAAAT CGCTCATCATGCAGCTGTTCCTGCGCGCTCAGTCTCTGCACACGCTCCAGGTCTCCGGACACGAGACGGTCCATGACATCAAG gctcaTGTCCAGGCtctggagggtgtgtgtgtggaggagcaGGTCCTGCTGTTGGCTGGAGTCCCTCTGGAGGACGAACACTCTCTGCTGACCTGTGGCGTCACTGAGCTCTGCACACTGGAGCTGACCGCCAGACTGCTGGGAG gtAAAGTCCACGGATCTCTGGCTCGTGCCGGTAAAGTGAGAGGACAGACGCccaaa GTGGACAaacaggagaagaagaagaagaagactgGTCGGGCCAAACGCCGCATCCAGTACAACCGGCGCTTCGTCAACGTTGTGCCGACCTTCGGGAAGAAGAAGGGTCCGAACGCAAACTCCTAA
- the fkbp3 gene encoding peptidyl-prolyl cis-trans isomerase FKBP3: MMAADPARAWSDEQLKTEEVPKKELIKFIQDNAAHSFLAEHKLLGNIKNVAKTAKKEQLTEAYNQLFESKRFKGTEVDVVTEEVQAVKIHDMPKESKIEAVDEGPPKFTKSILKKGDKTNFPRKGDTVSCWYSGTLEDGTVFDTNIPASAKKKKQSKPLSFKVGLGRVIRGWDEGVLTMSKGETARLEIESDWAYGRKGLPDSKIPPNAKLIFEVELVSID, translated from the exons ATGATGGCGGCGGATCCAGCGAGAGCGTGGAGCGATGAGCAGCTCAAGACTGAAGAAGTGCCAAAGAAAGAACTAATCAAATTCATCCAGGACAACGCAGCACACTCG TTTCTAGCTGAACACAAACTTCTTGGAAACATCAAGAATGTGGCAAAGACGGCCAAAAAAGAGCAGCTCACTGAAGCGTATAACCAGCTGTTTGAGAGCAAG aGATTTAAAGGCACAGAAGTGGACGTGGTGACAGAAGAGGTTCAAGCTGTGAAAATACACGACATGCCCAAAGAAAGCAAGATAGAGGCTGTGGATGAG GGTCCTCCAAAGTTCACCAAGTCTATCCTGAAGAAAGGAGACAAGACCAACTTCCCTCGGAAGGGCGACACAGTGAGCTGTTGGTACAGCGGGACACTGGAGGACGGGACGGTCTTCGACACAAACATCCCTGCCT CCGCAAAGAAGAAGAAACAGTCCAAGCCACTGAGCTTTAAGGTCGGGCTGGGCCGAGTGATCCGAGGG tgggATGAAGGTGTGCTGACGATGAGTAAAGGTGAGACGGCGCGGCTGGAGATCGAGTCAGACTGGGCGTACGGGAGGAAAGGCCTTCCGGACTCAAA AATCCCCCCAAACGCTAAGCTGATCTTCGAGGTGGAGCTGGTGTCCATCGATTGA